The Hymenobacter sp. DG25A nucleotide sequence GATACACCGAGAAACCCTCCACCATAGAAGCCACCTTGTTAGGCGTAGGCGTAGCGGCGCAACTGGAGCCCACCACATACAAATGCGGTTTCTCCGCGGAGTTGCGCTCCGGGCCACCCGCACCAGCCTGGTAGGTAAAGTACACGCTGGTTACTACACCTGTAGCAATGGCTTTGGTGAAGGTAAAATCACCGGCGGCATTCTTGGTCATGGGGTAGCCGGGATAAGCGCCTGCGCCACCTTCCTGGATGTAAATAAGGGCTAGGTTGCCGCCGGCCGTGGCACCCAGCGGATGAAATGTGTAGGTTACGTTTTCGCCCGTGGTTACGGCCTTAAAGCTGTAATCATCGGTGGAAGCGCAGTAGCCATCAGTACCGGCCACGGTTATGGTTACCGCCGTTGAGGTAGTGCTTTTGCCGGCATTGTCCGTGGCTTTGGCCGTCAGGGCATAAGAACCGGCGGCTACTTTCACCCACTCATAGGAGTACGGGGCCGTAGCATCTTCTCCCAGCTTGGTATTTCCCTGGAAGAACTCCACTTTCGCTATGGTGCCATCGGTATCAGCGGCCGTGGCCGTGAGCGTAATGGTGGCGGGCGCCACATACTGGCCGGTGGCCAGCGGGGCCGTCAGGCTAACCGTAGGAGCGGCATTATCGGGGCCGCTGGTGTCGCAGTTCTGCCCCACGGTGTAGGAATGGGGCTTGTCAGCGGAGTTGCGCTCCGGGCCACCTGCACCTACCTGATAAGTGAAGTAGAAGCTGGTGGCTATACCCGTGGCAATAGGCTTAGAGAAGGTGAAGTCACCGGCGGCATTCTTGGTCATGGGGTAGCCGGGGTAAGCGCCTACGCCACCTTCCTGGATGTAAATCAGGCCCAGATTGCCCCCGGCCGTAGCACCCAGCGGATGGAACGTGTAAGTCACATTGCCATCCTGGCTGAACACTTCGTAGCTGTAGTCGCCGTTGGCGGCCAGGCCGGTACAGGCCAGGGGTTTCACTTCCACGGCCACTGCCGCCGAGGTAGTGGTATTGCCATCATTATCGGTGGCGCGGGCCGTTAGGGAGTAAGAGCCGGCGGCCACGTTCTTCCACTCATAAGAGTAAGGAGCAGTAGTGGCGGTGCCCAGCTTCGTATCGCCGTTATAGAACTCCACCATGCTGATGGTGCCGTTGGCATCTGCCGCGGTAGCCGTAAGCGTGAGGGTAGCCGGAGCCGTAAACTTGTCGGTAGCCAGGGGGCTGGTCAGGGTTACGGTGGGCTTTACCGGATCAGCCACTGTAATTGTAACGGCCGTTGAGGTGGTAACGGCGCCGCCATTATCGGTGGCTTTGGCCGTGAGAGCATAGGTGCCGGCTACCGCGCTGGTCCAGGTATAGGTGTAGGGGCTGGCCATGTCCGTTGCCAGCAGCGTGGTGCCCTGGTAGAACTCCACCTTATAGATAGAGCCATCTGCATCGGCGGCATTGGCGGTGAGGACAATGCTGGCCGGGGTAAAGTAGCTGGCATTGGCCGCCGGGGCCGTCAGGCTAACCGTGGGCGCGCTGTTATTGGGAGCCGAGACAAACAGCGTCACCGGAACCGAAGTAGCAACCGCGCCTTCGTTGTCGGTGACTTTGGCGGTAAGGGTGTACACCCCGGCGGCAGCGCCGGTCCAGGCAAAGCTGTAGGGGCTGCTGGTATCGGTGCCCAGCAGGGTGGTGCCCTGGTAGAAATCTACCTTGGCTACACTGCCGTTTTCGTCGGCGGCCGTGGCCGTGAGCGTAATGCTGGCCGGCGTGGTTACTACGGCATTGTTTGCCGGAGCGGTGAGCGTAACGGTGGGCACCGGGTTGGAGATTATCCCGCCGCTCAGGTACATATCATCAAAGAAGAAATCAGCCGTACTGGAAGCAGGGTCGCCGGCAAACATGAACAGGCTGGTCATCGAGCCTAGATCAATGTGCATGCCTACGTTAGGCTGGTTAAAGGCACTCAGCGGAATGGTTACCTCGTGCCAGCTGCCATCCCGCACCAGGCCATACTGCGCAGCCCCGCCCGCCGGGAAATTAATCCAGCTTTCGCCATGCCCGCTTTTCACCCCAATCTTAAACTGACCGGTGTAGGAGGATTTGAAATGAAACTTGAGGGCGCCATCCTGCGCGAAATTGAGCAGGTTGATAGGGGCATGATCTACACCCATGCCAAACCAGTCGCCGCTGCCGGCCCGCACGGCCAGCACCTGCGTGCCTTCGTAGGCGGCGGGCATGGGGGTAATGTTGGTCAGGTTGTTCCAGTAGTAAAGCTCCGCTCCTGCCCCAAACTCCAGCTTGTTGGTAATAGTAGCCTGCTCGGTATAGATGCCGAAATTGCCGCCGAAGGCATGGTCTTTCCCCAGGTAGAGCTCATCACCGGGGCTCTGGTACAGCCGGATATAGTCTACCAGCATTTTGGCAGGCAGCGTAGCGGTAATATCATTTACCCCGGGCTGGCCGGTATAATTGCCGCCCACAGCCATGTTCAGCAGGATGTACTGCGACTTATGGAATTCCTCCATATCCTTTTCCGGGGTATTGGTGATATCCGCGGAGAAGTATTGGGTGCCATCAATAAACACTTTGATGAACTGCGCATCCCACACCATTTTATAGACGTGGTAGTCATCGGTTAGCGGCGTGGGGCTTTTGTAGATTTCGCTGTAATCGGCCAGGTTGCCTTTATAGCTCCAGTGCAGGGCCGCGCTAACCCAGTTGTTCACGTTGCTGGGGTAAGAGGCCTTGCTGCCCATCTCCAGAATATCGGTTTCGCCGCTGGCGGGCCAGTTGCCCGTGGTGCCCAGCAGCCAGAATGCCGGCCACAGGCCGTTTTTCAGATTCGGCACTTTAATGCGGGCCTCCAGCGTGCCGTATTTAAACTGCACCCGGCCAAACGTTTTCAGGCGGGCCGAGGTGAATTCCCGGGTCTGGAATTTTTCCTTGCGGGCCTCAATCACCAGGCTG carries:
- a CDS encoding Ig-like domain-containing protein, giving the protein MKKTFTHSPSGWSQASRRLLAAAALLLSATFTTQAQTLVWEDNFDGTAINPDSWTYDFGDGCERGICGWGNQELQYYTSRPENARLENGSLVIEARKEKFQTREFTSARLKTFGRVQFKYGTLEARIKVPNLKNGLWPAFWLLGTTGNWPASGETDILEMGSKASYPSNVNNWVSAALHWSYKGNLADYSEIYKSPTPLTDDYHVYKMVWDAQFIKVFIDGTQYFSADITNTPEKDMEEFHKSQYILLNMAVGGNYTGQPGVNDITATLPAKMLVDYIRLYQSPGDELYLGKDHAFGGNFGIYTEQATITNKLEFGAGAELYYWNNLTNITPMPAAYEGTQVLAVRAGSGDWFGMGVDHAPINLLNFAQDGALKFHFKSSYTGQFKIGVKSGHGESWINFPAGGAAQYGLVRDGSWHEVTIPLSAFNQPNVGMHIDLGSMTSLFMFAGDPASSTADFFFDDMYLSGGIISNPVPTVTLTAPANNAVVTTPASITLTATAADENGSVAKVDFYQGTTLLGTDTSSPYSFAWTGAAAGVYTLTAKVTDNEGAVATSVPVTLFVSAPNNSAPTVSLTAPAANASYFTPASIVLTANAADADGSIYKVEFYQGTTLLATDMASPYTYTWTSAVAGTYALTAKATDNGGAVTTSTAVTITVADPVKPTVTLTSPLATDKFTAPATLTLTATAADANGTISMVEFYNGDTKLGTATTAPYSYEWKNVAAGSYSLTARATDNDGNTTTSAAVAVEVKPLACTGLAANGDYSYEVFSQDGNVTYTFHPLGATAGGNLGLIYIQEGGVGAYPGYPMTKNAAGDFTFSKPIATGIATSFYFTYQVGAGGPERNSADKPHSYTVGQNCDTSGPDNAAPTVSLTAPLATGQYVAPATITLTATAADTDGTIAKVEFFQGNTKLGEDATAPYSYEWVKVAAGSYALTAKATDNAGKSTTSTAVTITVAGTDGYCASTDDYSFKAVTTGENVTYTFHPLGATAGGNLALIYIQEGGAGAYPGYPMTKNAAGDFTFTKAIATGVVTSVYFTYQAGAGGPERNSAEKPHLYVVGSSCAATPTPNKVASMVEGFSVYPNPGASRTAVSFSMLVSGQYSLAVYDLKGSRVQVVAAGSAAANQKIAKELLLSSYANGVYLLKLVTDHGVATKRLVVSH